The following is a genomic window from Nitrospira lenta.
CCGACGGCACCGTCCGTTTCGGAGCCATCGCCAAATGTCTTCAGACTCTCGATCGTCCAGACCGCGCCTATCGGTCCGTGCACATTACCGGCACCAACGGAAAAACCACTGTCAGCCATATGATTGCGGCGCTGCTCCAAGCGAGCGGCTTGAAGGTCGGGCTCTACACCAGCCCCCATCTCGGGCACTTTCGAGAACGAATCTCGATCAACGGCCACCCCCTCGGCGATCAAGAGCTGGTGGATGCCTGTAACCAGCTCAAGTCGCTGATGGACGACGCCGACGTCTCAATGAGCCCGTTCGAATTCCTGACCGTCGCGGCCTTCTTCGCATTCCGCGCCGCCAACATCGACTATGCCGTGGTGGAGGTCGGGATCGGCGGGAGAGCGGATGCCACCAACGTCATCGCGCCGGACGTCTCGGTCATCACAAACGTGGATTTTGACCATATGGACATCCTCGGAAATACCCTCGCGCAGATTGCGGCAGAGAAATCCGGGATCATCAAGCCATTCACCCCGGTTGTGTGCGGCCCACTGCAAGACGGGCCCCGGTCGCTGGTGCTCTCCCGCGCGGAGCGGCTCAAGTCGCCGGTGTTACTCATGGGACAGGATTACGACAGCACCAACTTCGTGCGGACCGGCTATCGTGGAACGTCCATACTGCGTGTCGGACCGAAGGCGTGGCCCGGCATCACCGTCAATTCGCCTGCGGCATTCATGGCTACGAATGCGGTCCAAGCGGTCGCAGCATATGATGTTCTCCGATGCCGCGGGTTGGTTCCTCCATTGGACG
Proteins encoded in this region:
- a CDS encoding bifunctional folylpolyglutamate synthase/dihydrofolate synthase is translated as MPDREPKKYPPYWAVAFSSYQEITDFLRELETACILSGRPSDGTVRFGAIAKCLQTLDRPDRAYRSVHITGTNGKTTVSHMIAALLQASGLKVGLYTSPHLGHFRERISINGHPLGDQELVDACNQLKSLMDDADVSMSPFEFLTVAAFFAFRAANIDYAVVEVGIGGRADATNVIAPDVSVITNVDFDHMDILGNTLAQIAAEKSGIIKPFTPVVCGPLQDGPRSLVLSRAERLKSPVLLMGQDYDSTNFVRTGYRGTSILRVGPKAWPGITVNSPAAFMATNAVQAVAAYDVLRCRGLVPPLDEPVLRRTFEQLQLPTCCEVLAGDPTIVIDGAHNASAAANLSSTIRSIRDGRRTVLLVSLSREKEIGKIIRHLADAEADRAIFTRYPENRAAAPEDLAAIWQSCTSASTDIANNPAEAFQKAVQAAGPLGLVVVTGSVELGGYCRPLAQSVASNADI